Proteins co-encoded in one Bradyrhizobium sp. 170 genomic window:
- the lipA gene encoding lipoyl synthase gives MTVVLDLLNNDPRAKLRPDMPRHPEKAKRPDTPLQSKPAWIRVKAPGSADWAETKRIVRENKLVTVCEEASCPNIGECWAKKHATFMIMGDTCTRACAFCNVRTGLPGALDTDEPVKVAEAVAKLGLEHVVVTSVDRDDLADGGAAHFAATIVAIRTASPGTTVEILTPDFLRKTGALETVIAAKPDVFNHNLETVPSKYLTVRPGARYFHSVRLLQRVKELDAQMFTKSGIMVGLGEERSEVQQLMDDLRSADVDFLTIGQYLQPTRKHHAVMRFVPPDEFEAYEKVAYAKGFLLVSATPLTRSSHHAGDNFRKLRERRRGLAPAGAAAPPGPVSERRTRL, from the coding sequence ATGACAGTCGTGCTTGATCTCCTCAACAACGATCCGAGAGCGAAGTTGCGGCCCGACATGCCGCGTCACCCCGAAAAGGCCAAACGACCCGACACGCCCTTGCAGAGCAAGCCTGCGTGGATCCGCGTGAAGGCTCCCGGCTCCGCCGATTGGGCCGAGACGAAGCGCATCGTGCGCGAGAACAAACTCGTGACCGTTTGCGAGGAAGCAAGCTGTCCCAACATTGGCGAGTGCTGGGCGAAGAAGCACGCGACCTTCATGATCATGGGCGATACCTGCACGCGCGCATGCGCTTTCTGTAACGTGCGCACCGGCCTGCCGGGTGCCCTCGATACGGATGAACCGGTCAAGGTCGCCGAAGCTGTCGCCAAGCTGGGACTGGAACATGTGGTCGTCACCTCGGTCGATCGTGACGACCTTGCCGACGGTGGCGCCGCGCATTTCGCCGCGACAATTGTGGCCATTCGGACGGCAAGCCCGGGCACGACGGTCGAAATCCTGACCCCAGATTTTCTGCGCAAAACGGGCGCACTCGAAACCGTCATTGCGGCGAAACCCGACGTATTCAACCATAATCTGGAGACCGTGCCGTCGAAATATCTGACGGTGCGGCCCGGTGCGCGCTACTTTCACTCAGTCCGGCTGCTGCAGCGCGTCAAGGAACTCGACGCACAGATGTTCACCAAGTCCGGGATCATGGTCGGCCTCGGCGAAGAGCGCAGCGAAGTCCAGCAATTGATGGACGACCTTCGTTCCGCCGACGTCGACTTCCTGACCATCGGCCAGTATCTCCAACCCACGCGCAAGCACCACGCTGTCATGCGCTTCGTGCCCCCTGATGAATTCGAGGCCTATGAGAAGGTCGCTTACGCCAAGGGCTTTCTGCTGGTGTCAGCCACGCCGCTGACACGCTCCTCGCACCACGCCGGAGACAACTTCCGCAAGCTACGCGAGCGCAGACGGGGATTGGCTCCAGCCGGCGCCGCAGCCCCTCCAGGTCCAGTCAGCGAAAGGCGAACGCGGCTCTGA
- a CDS encoding SDR family oxidoreductase, producing MTIQSVDIGTPGFAGVERHDINQTLSDGHCGPGGPRGEGSHAPAANRWFDLSGKVALVTGSARGLGFEIARALAAAGAAVALNGRDPVNVNRAADRLSGEGLKASSFVADVSGDTGKLIDDVVSRLGSLDILVHCVGQRDRRGTQNISGADFARLIDVNLVGAYGLAKSAFVPLQASGAGRLIFLTSIAGPIARSGDPAYTAAKGGLAALMRSLAVEFGRCGMTVNAIAPGWFTTDSNIEFVGRDDVQSFIRTRVPLARWGTPDEIGAAAVFLASAGSSYVNGLTLTIDGGLSVSF from the coding sequence ATGACGATTCAATCGGTCGATATCGGCACGCCGGGCTTCGCCGGCGTGGAGAGACATGACATCAATCAAACGCTGTCCGACGGGCATTGCGGCCCGGGCGGTCCGCGGGGCGAAGGTTCGCACGCGCCGGCGGCTAACCGATGGTTTGACCTGTCGGGAAAAGTCGCCTTGGTGACGGGAAGCGCGCGTGGATTGGGGTTCGAAATCGCGCGCGCGCTCGCGGCGGCCGGCGCTGCCGTGGCGTTGAACGGCCGGGATCCCGTCAATGTCAATCGAGCGGCGGACCGTCTTTCGGGCGAGGGTCTCAAGGCATCGAGTTTCGTCGCGGATGTGAGCGGCGACACGGGCAAGCTGATCGACGACGTCGTGTCGCGTCTCGGCAGCTTGGACATCCTGGTGCATTGCGTTGGGCAGCGTGATCGGCGAGGGACGCAGAATATCTCGGGTGCGGATTTCGCGCGGCTGATCGACGTCAATCTTGTTGGCGCTTATGGACTCGCGAAGTCGGCATTCGTCCCGCTCCAGGCAAGCGGAGCGGGGCGCCTGATCTTTCTGACCTCCATCGCGGGCCCGATCGCGCGATCGGGGGACCCGGCCTACACCGCGGCCAAGGGCGGGCTAGCCGCATTGATGCGATCCCTTGCGGTCGAATTCGGACGGTGCGGCATGACCGTGAATGCAATTGCACCGGGTTGGTTCACGACTGACTCGAATATCGAGTTTGTCGGAAGGGACGACGTGCAATCCTTTATTCGCACGCGCGTACCGTTGGCCCGCTGGGGGACCCCGGACGAGATCGGCGCCGCTGCGGTGTTTCTAGCTTCAGCTGGATCGAGCTACGTGAATGGGCTCACACTCACGATCGACGGAGGTCTATCGGTCAGCTTTTGA
- the panB gene encoding 3-methyl-2-oxobutanoate hydroxymethyltransferase — protein MSVAVTVKALMPADIRARKGNHPIVCLTAYTTPVARLADKHCDLVLVGDSVGMVVHGLPSTVGVSLDMMIMHGEAVRRGLDRALMVVDMPFGTYEESREMALRNASTIMARTGCAAVKLEGGETMADTIHFLTQRGIPVMAHIGLTPQSINTLGGYKVQGRGRDAERVERDARAVAQAGAFSVVLEKIAETTACKITAAVEIPTIGIGASASCDGQILVVDDMLGMFVEFRPKFVKRYAEIAKDAGQAMSAYAAEVRNRSFPGMEHVFADAVASTAKIAAQA, from the coding sequence ATGAGTGTAGCAGTGACTGTGAAGGCGCTGATGCCGGCTGACATTCGCGCACGCAAGGGGAATCATCCGATCGTTTGCCTCACAGCATATACGACACCCGTCGCACGCCTCGCGGACAAGCATTGTGATCTGGTGCTGGTCGGCGACAGCGTTGGAATGGTGGTCCATGGTCTTCCATCGACGGTCGGTGTTTCGCTGGACATGATGATCATGCACGGGGAAGCGGTGCGTCGTGGCCTGGATCGAGCTCTGATGGTCGTGGACATGCCGTTCGGAACGTATGAGGAAAGCCGCGAGATGGCGCTGAGAAATGCCAGCACGATCATGGCGCGCACCGGCTGCGCGGCCGTGAAGCTGGAGGGCGGCGAAACGATGGCAGACACCATTCACTTCCTGACCCAACGCGGAATTCCGGTCATGGCGCACATCGGGCTCACCCCGCAGTCCATCAACACGTTGGGGGGCTACAAGGTGCAGGGGCGTGGAAGAGATGCCGAGCGCGTAGAACGGGACGCCCGAGCCGTTGCGCAGGCCGGCGCATTCAGCGTCGTCCTCGAGAAGATCGCCGAGACGACGGCCTGCAAGATCACGGCGGCGGTGGAGATTCCCACGATCGGCATCGGCGCCTCGGCATCGTGTGACGGACAGATACTGGTCGTTGACGACATGCTCGGAATGTTCGTCGAGTTCCGGCCGAAATTCGTGAAGCGTTACGCCGAGATTGCAAAGGACGCAGGTCAGGCGATGTCAGCCTATGCCGCCGAAGTGCGAAACCGGAGCTTCCCCGGCATGGAGCACGTTTTCGCGGACGCTGTCGCGAGCACCGCCAAAATCGCCGCTCAGGCATGA
- the panC gene encoding pantoate--beta-alanine ligase, with protein MSEILTAKTVNELKTEVRLWRSRGFRVGLVPTMGALHDGHLSLVKHVLEVADRCVVSLFINPKQFSTGEDFEIYPRQISADLHKLQSAGAHLAYLPTVDQMYPEGFCTRISLDGPASGLEGDLRPYFFSGVATVVTKLLLQALPDVAIFGEKDYQQVCVIRRVVKDLDIPVEVMSAPIARDAQGLALSSRNSYLNDNELRIARQLNKVLFSMSDALTSGADPIFIIDKTRAALRECGFDNVDYVALRKMETFGPWQPGDDGYLIGAVRIGKTRIWDGVRIAGPRQ; from the coding sequence ATGAGCGAGATTCTTACGGCAAAGACTGTCAATGAACTGAAGACCGAGGTTCGGCTCTGGCGATCCCGCGGCTTCAGAGTTGGACTTGTACCGACTATGGGCGCCCTGCATGACGGACATCTTTCACTCGTCAAGCACGTGCTGGAAGTCGCCGATCGCTGTGTAGTGAGTCTTTTCATCAACCCGAAGCAGTTCAGCACGGGAGAGGATTTCGAGATCTACCCAAGACAGATTTCAGCGGACCTGCACAAGCTTCAGAGCGCCGGAGCCCATCTTGCATACCTGCCGACCGTCGACCAAATGTATCCCGAGGGGTTCTGCACCAGGATCTCGCTGGACGGTCCGGCTTCGGGGTTGGAGGGCGACCTTCGCCCCTACTTCTTCAGCGGTGTGGCAACGGTGGTCACCAAGCTGCTGCTTCAGGCCCTTCCCGACGTCGCCATCTTCGGGGAGAAGGACTACCAACAGGTTTGCGTCATCCGTCGGGTGGTCAAGGACCTCGACATCCCGGTAGAAGTCATGTCTGCGCCGATCGCGCGCGATGCCCAGGGGCTCGCGCTCTCCTCGCGCAATTCGTATCTCAACGACAACGAGCTGAGGATCGCACGTCAACTCAACAAAGTTCTCTTCTCCATGTCCGATGCGTTGACCAGCGGGGCCGATCCAATATTCATCATTGACAAGACTCGGGCGGCATTGCGCGAATGCGGATTCGACAACGTCGACTATGTCGCCCTGCGCAAGATGGAGACGTTTGGGCCCTGGCAACCGGGAGACGACGGCTATCTGATCGGTGCCGTGCGCATTGGGAAAACCCGGATCTGGGATGGCGTAAGAATCGCCGGCCCCAGGCAATAG
- a CDS encoding DMT family transporter → MAFAGALLAAVIFGGNFVVGRHGVNVGLEPADIVASRYAMAGIIFAPVLFRHGIRDLGGVGWFRGAVLASLIGAPYAYCLMLGLQMAPAVHGVVLHPGLTTVFGVLFSWFALGERLGRGAIIGIPTAFVGLILLAGGDFWGGGSLVWVGDLLFAMAAIWYGLFSVLMRRWQVPSALSVAIVCVLSAIMWLPAYAVFGRPQHLLDVPLKEIVYQAVYQGALANGLAVFLFVHAINTIGPSRTVVFASLVPLFGTLLAIVLLGETLSVLQGIGIATVCVGLLLTIRTSHGA, encoded by the coding sequence ATGGCGTTTGCTGGAGCATTGCTCGCGGCAGTCATCTTCGGAGGAAATTTCGTCGTCGGCCGCCACGGCGTCAATGTCGGGCTCGAGCCGGCTGACATCGTTGCCTCGCGCTACGCCATGGCCGGGATCATCTTCGCACCCGTGTTGTTCAGACATGGAATTCGGGACCTCGGCGGAGTGGGATGGTTCCGGGGAGCAGTCCTTGCCTCGCTGATCGGCGCGCCATACGCCTATTGTCTCATGCTCGGTCTACAAATGGCTCCCGCAGTTCACGGGGTCGTCCTGCATCCGGGATTGACGACCGTGTTTGGCGTCCTGTTCAGTTGGTTCGCACTGGGTGAACGCCTGGGACGTGGAGCAATCATAGGCATACCCACGGCTTTTGTGGGCCTCATTCTCCTGGCCGGCGGTGACTTTTGGGGCGGCGGATCGCTGGTCTGGGTCGGCGATCTGCTCTTCGCCATGGCTGCAATATGGTACGGCCTCTTCAGCGTTCTCATGCGCCGATGGCAGGTGCCGTCTGCCTTGTCCGTCGCGATCGTATGCGTGCTGTCTGCGATCATGTGGCTTCCCGCGTACGCGGTCTTCGGTCGGCCCCAGCATTTGCTCGATGTGCCGCTAAAGGAGATCGTCTATCAAGCGGTCTATCAGGGAGCGCTGGCAAACGGTCTGGCCGTATTCCTTTTCGTGCATGCCATCAACACGATCGGTCCATCCCGGACAGTTGTATTTGCATCCCTCGTGCCATTGTTCGGGACCCTTCTGGCGATCGTGTTGTTAGGGGAGACACTGTCGGTCCTGCAAGGAATTGGAATCGCCACTGTATGTGTCGGCCTCCTGCTGACCATCAGGACGTCGCATGGAGCATGA
- a CDS encoding NUDIX hydrolase, with amino-acid sequence MQARQVFSAYLRGPAEEHPWRYCPSCSKPLERCEDPESAMRCVDPSCRSIHFRNPVPIVAIMVVSGNRVLLCKRRAGTLNEGEWCLPCGYIEFDEDFLTAGRREVKEETGLDVAITSILSVASNFLRSDLHTLAVALLATPTGGLMQAGSDVDDVAWFTVGDPLPKLAFSADSHMIERYFATRLPGAPVDPLYSGSAS; translated from the coding sequence ATGCAAGCGCGACAGGTATTCAGCGCATATCTTCGTGGTCCCGCCGAAGAGCACCCTTGGAGATATTGCCCGTCATGCAGCAAGCCTTTGGAGCGCTGCGAGGATCCGGAAAGCGCCATGCGGTGTGTCGATCCCAGCTGCCGCAGCATCCATTTCCGAAATCCGGTTCCGATCGTCGCCATCATGGTTGTGTCCGGCAACCGGGTCCTGCTCTGCAAGCGTCGAGCAGGCACTCTGAACGAAGGCGAGTGGTGCCTGCCGTGCGGATACATCGAGTTCGACGAGGACTTTCTGACCGCCGGGCGCCGAGAGGTTAAGGAAGAGACGGGACTGGACGTCGCTATTACGTCTATCCTGAGCGTCGCGTCCAATTTCCTGCGATCCGATCTCCACACTCTTGCCGTGGCCCTGCTGGCGACACCGACCGGCGGACTTATGCAGGCGGGCAGCGACGTTGACGACGTCGCATGGTTCACGGTGGGAGATCCGCTTCCGAAGCTGGCATTCTCGGCCGACAGCCACATGATAGAACGATACTTCGCGACGAGGCTGCCGGGGGCCCCGGTCGATCCCCTGTATTCCGGCAGCGCCAGCTGA
- a CDS encoding aminotransferase class V-fold PLP-dependent enzyme: protein MVDILVRELSEPRARPIYPELRESKEMEEAFGGPMPLDPVDPQALLDRIERELIPASANFLHPGIMAWVAATPQALPGLLDGLLCALRIFPHAWKLTPGSIQVELTVCRWLGEMAGFGDRATGHFTTGGTVANLYALAAARTRAAGSDVRMKGMRAGAQLVAYASEHAHICIEQSMALLGVGTENLRRIPLDSRHRMRPDALEHSLREDVRAGRRPFCIVATAGTTDTGAVDPIEAISAVAKEHGVWLHVDGSYGALAASVDACKPLFRGLSQADSVSVDPHKWLNIPFEAGCVLVRRPTDLLDTFRATAPYLESGASADAHDHWQSGFELSRSDRAAKVWFALSQHGVRAYRRMIEDHLEFARRLHRLVRDDPEFEPLHEPSLSVLCVRYIPRVALSDGGIDMINQQIEDGFRFVDNALVAGTSIGGRRALRFCFVNHRTTWSDVEAALAAARRLGRSFTDSKP from the coding sequence ATGGTCGACATTCTGGTGCGTGAGCTGTCGGAACCGAGGGCGAGGCCGATTTATCCGGAGCTTCGGGAATCGAAGGAGATGGAGGAGGCCTTCGGCGGACCGATGCCGCTTGATCCTGTCGATCCTCAGGCCCTTCTCGACCGTATCGAGCGGGAATTGATACCCGCTTCTGCGAACTTCCTGCATCCCGGCATCATGGCCTGGGTGGCTGCGACTCCGCAGGCCCTTCCGGGTCTGCTCGATGGGCTCTTGTGTGCTCTCCGGATTTTCCCTCATGCCTGGAAACTGACACCGGGAAGCATTCAGGTCGAGCTCACCGTTTGTCGGTGGCTCGGAGAGATGGCCGGCTTTGGCGACCGCGCGACCGGTCACTTTACGACCGGGGGAACGGTTGCGAACTTGTACGCCCTGGCGGCCGCGCGAACCAGGGCGGCCGGTTCGGACGTGCGAATGAAGGGAATGAGAGCAGGCGCCCAACTCGTCGCCTATGCGTCGGAGCACGCCCATATTTGCATCGAGCAGAGCATGGCGCTCCTTGGAGTCGGAACGGAAAACCTGCGACGCATTCCGCTCGATTCCCGGCACCGGATGCGGCCGGACGCATTGGAGCACTCGCTCCGGGAGGACGTTCGAGCGGGGCGCCGCCCATTCTGCATCGTCGCCACCGCCGGAACGACCGACACCGGCGCAGTGGATCCGATCGAGGCGATTTCCGCCGTCGCGAAGGAACATGGGGTCTGGTTGCATGTCGACGGCTCTTACGGAGCGCTCGCGGCGTCCGTCGATGCCTGCAAGCCCCTCTTTCGCGGCCTGTCGCAGGCGGATTCCGTTTCGGTCGATCCTCACAAATGGCTCAACATTCCGTTCGAAGCGGGGTGTGTCCTGGTCAGGCGGCCGACGGATCTCCTGGATACCTTCCGTGCGACCGCTCCTTATCTGGAGTCAGGGGCCAGCGCGGATGCGCACGACCATTGGCAGAGCGGATTCGAGCTCAGTCGGTCGGATCGTGCAGCCAAGGTCTGGTTCGCCCTCTCGCAGCATGGGGTGCGAGCCTACAGGCGCATGATCGAAGACCACCTCGAATTTGCCAGGCGATTGCACCGGCTGGTCCGCGACGATCCGGAATTCGAGCCGCTGCACGAGCCGAGCCTGAGTGTGCTCTGCGTCAGATACATTCCGCGTGTCGCGTTGTCCGACGGGGGGATCGACATGATCAATCAGCAGATCGAGGACGGCTTCCGCTTCGTCGACAATGCGCTGGTGGCCGGAACGTCCATCGGGGGGCGTCGTGCCCTTCGCTTTTGCTTCGTAAACCACCGCACGACATGGAGCGACGTCGAGGCCGCCCTCGCGGCGGCTCGCCGCCTTGGCCGATCCTTCACCGATTCGAAGCCGTGA
- the panC gene encoding pantoate--beta-alanine ligase — MEVISRVAELRDRIPARRSTSVGFVPTMGYLHRGHLRLMEIAKAQNDVVVASIFVNPTQFGANEDFSTYPRDMERDRSLLESAGVDWLFAPDSADMYREKSQTYVDVPGIGAVLEGGIRPVYFRGVATVVTKLLNIVQPDRAYFGEKDYQQVILVRRMVEDLFLPVEIVGVPTVRDEDGVALSSRNVYLSAEERAAARRLPQALQLARKLIHSREMNSKALEMALRTYIAEEPLAHIDVVAVRDADTLEETIELPRRALVLLFVRFGRAQLLDHAVVESERQSPATR; from the coding sequence ATGGAAGTCATTTCGCGTGTGGCGGAGCTCCGCGACCGGATTCCGGCGCGCCGCTCTACGAGCGTCGGTTTCGTGCCCACGATGGGCTACCTTCATCGCGGACACCTCAGGCTGATGGAGATTGCCAAGGCTCAGAACGATGTCGTCGTCGCCAGCATCTTCGTCAACCCGACTCAATTTGGCGCAAACGAAGACTTCTCGACATATCCAAGAGACATGGAGCGCGACAGGTCGCTGCTGGAGTCAGCTGGCGTGGACTGGCTGTTTGCGCCGGACAGCGCGGATATGTACCGCGAGAAATCGCAGACCTATGTCGATGTTCCCGGCATCGGAGCAGTTCTTGAGGGAGGAATTCGTCCGGTCTATTTCAGAGGTGTCGCGACGGTCGTCACCAAGCTGCTGAACATCGTGCAACCCGATCGCGCCTATTTTGGCGAGAAGGACTATCAGCAGGTCATCCTGGTCCGCAGGATGGTCGAGGACCTCTTCCTCCCCGTAGAGATCGTGGGCGTTCCGACCGTCAGGGATGAGGACGGGGTCGCACTGAGCTCGCGCAACGTCTATCTGAGCGCGGAAGAACGCGCCGCGGCTCGCCGATTGCCGCAAGCCCTTCAGCTCGCCCGAAAGCTGATCCACTCGCGGGAAATGAACAGCAAGGCGCTCGAGATGGCGCTGCGGACTTACATTGCCGAGGAGCCGTTGGCGCATATCGATGTGGTGGCGGTTCGCGACGCGGACACGCTGGAGGAGACGATCGAACTTCCGCGGCGAGCGCTGGTGCTGCTGTTCGTCCGGTTCGGGCGCGCTCAGTTGCTGGATCACGCCGTAGTTGAGAGCGAGCGACAATCGCCGGCAACGAGGTAG